A single genomic interval of Amblyraja radiata isolate CabotCenter1 chromosome 33, sAmbRad1.1.pri, whole genome shotgun sequence harbors:
- the LOC116991168 gene encoding apolipoprotein A-IV-like, producing MCEPPDIVLAASGTTSRATSRATALPVCGRGHMHCRAEYNRDQVHEAFWHYINQLAEEARDGVELIQSSEVSQQLNHLIEENLQNVNNYAEDLRQKLTPLTDGLREKMTVDIDSLHQQIREQLEDLKVKLSPFADEVHQKISNNIEEFHQRLTPYTEELGQQLKKNVEELRQRLTPFTEELQAKLEVSAENLKEVLTPYAEELQMKINENMDNIKQNVAAKAEEFRSRFDENVQELRSSLVPYTEDVQLKMNQQIAEMTQRVVPYAEMLQTKVNEHVEDLNQKLNPYIAELKVKLNETVGSMDQNLAPYIENLNTNINQRIEEFHQNVAPYTEQLNKIISQNVREMQEGLALNGGNIQQDLQTKLTTVWDDFWQNLQN from the exons ATGTGTGAGCCACCTGACATTGTACTAGCAGCCAGTGGCACAACTAGCAGAGCTACtagcagagctactgccttacctgTATGCGGCAGGGGCCACATGC ATTGTCGTGCTGAGTACAACAGAGATCAGGTTCATGAAGCCTTCTGGCATTACATCAACCAATTGGCCGAGGAAGCCAGGGATGGTGTAGAACTGATTCAAAGCTCAGAAGTCAGCCAGCAACTCAA TCATCTTATCGAGGAGAATCTGCAGAATGTCAATAACTATGCTGAGGATCTCCGACAGAAATTGACTCCTTTGACAGATGGTCTTCGTGAGAAGATGACAGTAGACATTGACAGCCTTCACCAGCAGATAAGAGAACAGCTGGAAGACCTGAAAGTCAAACTTTCTCCCTTTGCTGATGAAGTCCATCAGAAGATTAGCAATAACATTGAAGAATTTCATCAGAGGTTGACACCTTACACTGAAGAACTTGGCCAACAGCTGAAGAAGAACGTGGAGGAACTTAGGCAGAGGTTGACTCCCTTCACTGAAGAGCTTCAGGCCAAACTGGAAGTGAGCGCAGAGAACCTGAAGGAAGTCCTGACTCCCTACGCTGAAGAGCTCCAGATGAAGATCAATGAAAATATGGACAACATCAAGCAGAATGTGGCTGCCAAAGCTGAAGAGTTTCGCTCCAGGTTTGATGAGAATGTCCAGGAGCTGCGCAGTAGCTTGGTTCCCTACACCGAAGATGTCCAGCTGAAGATGAACCAACAGATTGCAGAAATGACCCAGAGGGTGGTGCCGTATGCCGAGATGCTCCAGACAAAGGTCAACGAACACGTGGAAGATCTGAACCAGAAGCTGAACCCTTACATCGCCGAACTGAAGGTAAAACTTAACGAGACCGTGGGAAGCATGGACCAGAACCTGGCCCCATACATCGAAAATCTCAACACCAACATCAACCAGAGAATCGAGGAGTTCCATCAGAATGTGGCCCCCTACACTGAGCAGCTGAACAAGATCATCAGTCAGAATGTGAGGGAGATGCAAGAGGGACTTGCCCTGAATGGAGGCAACATTCAGCAGGATCTTCAGACCAAGCTCACAACTGTATGGGACGACTTCTGGCAGAATCTGCAGAACTAA